One genomic window of Marinobacter adhaerens HP15 includes the following:
- a CDS encoding [protein-PII] uridylyltransferase, whose amino-acid sequence MDQSELESRISNDPSPVTAARELLKGRYDADAEAFRQGADVRALVRSRADTVDTVLRLIWNRYPFSDSPDIALIAVGGYGRGELHPHSDIDLLILTRAGIEDSWHEDLGAFVTLLWDLRLDIGHSVRSIEESKTAAREDITILTNLLETRTIAGPDELRSDLSEQVYSDDVSTDRDYFIAKREEQQQRHQKYGDTEYNLEPNVKGSPGALRDIQTIGWITKRHFGLQNIADLTRFSILTEEEHQILFQGETFLWQLRYGLQLLADRNENRLLFDHQRALAQMLGYRDEGKRLGVELMMQAYYRTVLALAELADVILQYYDEAILGSPSEDAIQPINKRFQIRNYYIEAVNNQVFAYAPYAIMEIFVLMAQHPEIKGIRATTIRSLRAHRHLIDDAFRSDLAVTTLFMELLRTPHALDQTLSAMKKYNVLGRYLPEFGQIIGQMQHDLFHIYTVDAHTMRVIRNMVRLGGSEARTEYPLASRLIHRLPKLETLYIAGIYHDVAKGRGGDHSELGAIDAEAFCQRHHLSERDTQLISWLVENHLLMSMTAQRKDISDPDIIHGFARAVPSQAHLDYLYVLTVCDISATNPKLWNTWRASLLRQLYIEAKRALRRGTETPIDRQEWVRATQSEAREILHAQNMTDEQIDAIWDTVDEDYFLQDSTVDIAWQTAAIIRHGDNTDPLVLIRDTRGGPTDGYSQIIIYMKDRVALFAATTAVLEQLNLNIVDARISSSEGPYSISSYVVLDEKGQPLGIDPARKERVRLRLIEELDDPDDYPDIIHRRTPRQLKHFAFPTEVTFSNDTINQRTVMEVITPDRPGLLARIGQVLLEHRVRLSNAKIATLGERVEDVFFVTDEHGEPIRELAVCQALQQDLCKMLDDIQ is encoded by the coding sequence GTGGACCAAAGCGAGCTGGAATCCCGCATCAGTAATGACCCATCTCCGGTTACGGCGGCCCGGGAGCTGTTAAAGGGCAGGTATGACGCCGATGCCGAGGCCTTTCGACAAGGCGCCGATGTGCGCGCCCTTGTCCGCTCCCGGGCTGACACGGTCGACACAGTTCTCAGATTGATCTGGAACCGCTACCCCTTTTCCGATTCACCGGACATTGCCCTGATCGCCGTCGGCGGCTATGGACGGGGTGAGCTGCACCCGCATTCGGACATCGACCTGCTCATTCTCACCCGTGCCGGCATCGAAGACAGCTGGCACGAAGACCTGGGCGCGTTTGTTACCCTGCTGTGGGATCTCAGGCTGGATATCGGCCACAGTGTTCGCAGCATCGAGGAAAGCAAGACAGCCGCCCGCGAAGACATCACCATACTGACCAACCTGCTGGAAACGCGCACGATTGCCGGCCCGGATGAACTCCGGTCAGATCTGAGCGAGCAAGTCTATTCCGATGATGTCAGCACCGACCGCGACTACTTTATTGCGAAGCGTGAGGAGCAGCAGCAACGGCATCAGAAATACGGCGATACCGAATACAACCTGGAACCAAACGTGAAGGGTTCCCCGGGCGCCCTGCGGGACATACAGACGATCGGCTGGATTACCAAGCGACATTTCGGACTGCAGAACATCGCTGACCTGACCCGCTTCAGCATTCTTACCGAGGAAGAGCATCAGATTCTGTTCCAGGGTGAAACCTTCCTCTGGCAACTGCGATACGGCCTGCAGCTGCTCGCTGACCGGAATGAAAACCGGCTGCTGTTCGATCATCAGCGAGCCCTGGCCCAGATGCTCGGTTATAGAGATGAAGGTAAGCGGCTCGGCGTCGAATTGATGATGCAGGCCTACTATCGCACCGTCCTGGCCCTCGCCGAACTGGCGGATGTGATTCTGCAGTATTACGACGAAGCGATTCTGGGTAGCCCATCGGAAGACGCCATCCAGCCCATCAACAAGCGTTTCCAGATTCGTAACTACTATATTGAAGCGGTCAACAACCAGGTCTTCGCCTACGCGCCCTATGCCATCATGGAAATCTTCGTTCTGATGGCTCAGCACCCTGAGATCAAGGGCATCCGGGCCACGACGATCCGGTCGCTTCGGGCCCACCGGCATTTAATCGATGATGCGTTCCGATCTGATCTGGCGGTGACTACCCTGTTCATGGAGCTGCTCAGAACGCCCCATGCCCTGGATCAGACGCTGTCTGCCATGAAGAAGTACAACGTGCTCGGGCGCTATCTCCCGGAGTTTGGCCAGATCATTGGCCAGATGCAGCACGACCTTTTCCACATTTACACCGTGGATGCCCACACCATGCGGGTCATCCGCAACATGGTAAGGCTTGGCGGCTCGGAAGCCCGAACCGAGTATCCGCTGGCATCTCGCCTGATTCACCGGCTGCCGAAACTGGAAACTCTCTACATTGCGGGCATTTACCATGATGTGGCCAAAGGCCGGGGTGGCGATCACTCGGAACTGGGTGCCATCGACGCCGAGGCCTTCTGCCAGCGGCATCACCTGAGCGAACGGGACACCCAGCTGATTTCCTGGCTGGTGGAAAACCACCTGCTGATGTCCATGACAGCCCAGCGCAAAGACATCTCCGACCCGGACATTATCCACGGGTTTGCCAGGGCAGTGCCGAGCCAGGCGCACCTGGATTACCTGTACGTTCTAACTGTGTGCGACATCAGCGCTACCAATCCGAAGCTGTGGAACACGTGGCGGGCCTCGCTGTTGCGCCAACTCTATATCGAGGCAAAACGGGCTTTGCGTCGGGGCACTGAAACGCCCATCGACCGACAGGAATGGGTTCGCGCTACCCAGTCGGAAGCCCGGGAAATCCTGCATGCCCAGAACATGACCGATGAACAGATCGACGCCATCTGGGACACCGTGGACGAAGACTATTTCCTCCAGGACTCGACCGTGGACATCGCCTGGCAGACTGCTGCCATCATCAGACACGGCGACAATACGGACCCGCTGGTGCTGATTCGAGACACGCGGGGCGGCCCGACGGACGGCTACTCCCAGATCATTATCTACATGAAGGACCGGGTTGCCCTGTTCGCTGCGACAACGGCGGTCCTAGAACAGCTGAACCTGAACATCGTGGACGCGCGCATCAGCTCAAGCGAGGGGCCCTACTCGATCAGTTCCTATGTGGTACTTGATGAGAAGGGACAGCCTCTGGGAATCGACCCTGCGAGAAAAGAGCGAGTGCGTTTGCGCCTGATCGAAGAGCTGGACGACCCGGATGACTATCCGGACATCATCCACCGGCGCACGCCACGCCAGCTCAAGCATTTCGCTTTCCCAACGGAAGTGACGTTCTCGAATGACACCATCAACCAGCGCACCGTAATGGAAGTGATCACGCCCGACCGCCCGGGGCTTCTGGCCCGCATCGGCCAGGTGCTGCTGGAGCACCGGGTACGCCTGAGCAACGCCAAGATTGCCACCCTGGGCGAGCGCGTGGAGGACGTTTTCTTCGTGACGGACGAACACGGCGAGCCCATCCGGGAGCTGGCGGTATGCCAGGCCCTGCAGCAAGATCTCTGTAAAATGCTGGACGACATTCAATGA
- the rpsB gene encoding 30S ribosomal protein S2, giving the protein MAQVNMRDLLKAGAHFGHQTRYWNPKMSKFIFGARNKIHIINLEQTVPAMNDALKFVQQLAENKNKILFVGTKRAAAKIIKEEAERAGQPFVNHRWLGGMLTNYKTIRQSIRRYRDLETQSQDGTFDKLTKKEALDRTREMDRLERSIGGIKDMGGLPDAMFVIDVDHERIAIKEANKLGIPVIGVVDTNSDPDGVDYVIPGNDDAIRAIQIYVKAVADTCMEAAQSAGAGADEFVEVSEDAEGAAPAAE; this is encoded by the coding sequence ATGGCTCAGGTAAATATGCGTGACCTGCTTAAGGCAGGTGCTCACTTCGGTCACCAGACCCGCTACTGGAACCCGAAAATGTCGAAGTTCATCTTCGGCGCCCGTAACAAGATTCATATCATCAACCTTGAGCAGACTGTTCCTGCCATGAACGACGCGCTGAAGTTTGTTCAGCAGCTGGCAGAGAACAAGAACAAGATCCTGTTCGTTGGTACCAAGCGTGCCGCGGCCAAGATTATCAAGGAAGAAGCCGAGCGTGCCGGTCAGCCGTTCGTTAACCACCGCTGGCTCGGTGGCATGCTGACCAACTACAAGACCATCCGTCAGTCTATCCGTCGCTACCGTGACCTGGAAACCCAGAGTCAGGACGGTACTTTTGACAAGCTGACCAAGAAAGAAGCACTGGATCGTACCCGTGAAATGGACCGCCTCGAGCGCTCCATTGGTGGTATCAAGGACATGGGCGGCCTGCCGGACGCGATGTTCGTGATTGACGTTGACCACGAGCGTATCGCCATCAAGGAAGCCAACAAGCTTGGTATTCCTGTCATCGGTGTTGTGGATACCAACAGTGATCCCGACGGTGTCGATTACGTGATCCCGGGCAACGATGACGCTATCCGTGCGATCCAGATTTACGTGAAAGCCGTTGCTGATACCTGCATGGAAGCAGCCCAGTCTGCTGGTGCCGGTGCTGACGAGTTTGTTGAAGTCAGCGAAGACGCTGAAGGCGCTGCTCCAGCCGCTGAGTAA
- the tsf gene encoding translation elongation factor Ts, translated as MAAITAAMVKELRERTGLGMMECKKALVEAEGSVDAAIEELRKSSGLKAAKKAGRTAAEGASLIKISDDNTVAFILEVNSETDFVARDDNFLNFANDVLNVAFENGETDVAKLMEGDLESKREALVQKIGENITVRRVVKVEGPVVGGYVHSNNKIASVVALTAGDPEVARDIAMHAAAVNPRVGKPEDMPAEELEREKDVIKAQPDMEGKPAEIVEKMMGGRIKKFLKENSLVEQPFVKNPDQTVGELIKSNGGELVGFVRLEVGEGIEKEEVDFAAEVAAAAGTGKA; from the coding sequence ATGGCTGCAATTACCGCTGCAATGGTCAAAGAGCTGCGTGAGCGTACCGGCCTTGGCATGATGGAATGCAAGAAGGCACTTGTTGAAGCCGAAGGCAGCGTTGACGCTGCGATCGAAGAGCTGCGCAAGTCATCCGGTCTGAAAGCTGCCAAGAAAGCCGGCCGTACCGCCGCTGAAGGCGCTTCACTGATCAAGATCTCTGACGACAACACCGTTGCCTTTATTCTGGAAGTGAACTCCGAGACCGACTTTGTTGCTCGCGATGACAACTTCCTGAACTTTGCCAACGACGTGCTGAACGTTGCGTTTGAAAATGGCGAAACCGACGTAGCCAAGCTGATGGAAGGCGATCTGGAATCCAAGCGTGAAGCGCTGGTTCAGAAAATCGGCGAGAACATTACTGTTCGTCGTGTCGTCAAGGTTGAAGGCCCGGTTGTTGGTGGATACGTCCACAGCAACAACAAGATCGCTTCGGTTGTCGCCCTGACTGCCGGTGATCCTGAAGTTGCCCGTGACATCGCCATGCACGCAGCTGCGGTTAACCCGCGTGTCGGCAAGCCGGAAGATATGCCGGCTGAAGAACTCGAAAGAGAGAAGGATGTGATCAAGGCCCAGCCGGATATGGAAGGCAAGCCTGCCGAGATCGTCGAAAAGATGATGGGTGGCCGCATCAAGAAGTTCCTCAAGGAGAACAGCCTTGTTGAGCAGCCTTTCGTCAAGAACCCGGACCAGACCGTGGGCGAGCTGATCAAGTCCAACGGCGGCGAGCTGGTTGGCTTCGTTCGTCTGGAAGTGGGTGAAGGCATTGAGAAGGAAGAAGTGGACTTTGCTGCCGAGGTTGCTGCTGCAGCCGGCACAGGCAAGGCCTGA
- the dapC gene encoding succinyldiaminopimelate transaminase, whose protein sequence is MNPNLDRLHPYPFEKLAKLKAGISVPDHLRPISLGIGEPKHPSPDFVKQVIANNLDKLANYPTTRGTDELREAISGWATRRFNLKAGSLSAANNIVPVNGTREAIFSLVQAVVDATKPATVVSPNPFYQVYEGAAFLAGATPVYIPCDGSNGFIPDFDSVPESIWQECQILFLCSPGNPSGAVISREALTRVIALADKHDFIVASDECYSELYPEEGNAPEGLLQTCAAIGRDDYARCVVFHSLSKRSNLPGLRSGFVAGDANILDGYLKYRTYHGCAMPIHNQLASIAAWSDEDHVRENRAAYRAKFEAVVPILREVMDVDFPDAGFYLWPITPMDDETFARELSAQQNVHVLPGRYLSRTVDGHNPGENRVRMALVAPLEECVEAAERIVEFVKANKP, encoded by the coding sequence ATGAATCCGAACCTGGACAGACTTCATCCCTACCCTTTTGAAAAGCTTGCCAAACTGAAGGCAGGCATCAGCGTGCCCGATCATCTCCGGCCGATTTCCCTGGGGATTGGAGAGCCGAAGCACCCTTCGCCCGATTTCGTCAAACAGGTCATTGCGAACAATCTGGACAAGCTTGCCAATTACCCCACCACCCGGGGTACGGATGAACTTCGCGAGGCCATCAGTGGCTGGGCAACCCGCCGATTCAATCTGAAGGCCGGCAGCCTCAGCGCGGCGAACAACATCGTGCCGGTAAACGGCACACGTGAAGCCATCTTTTCCCTGGTTCAGGCTGTCGTGGATGCCACCAAGCCTGCCACCGTAGTCAGCCCCAATCCGTTTTATCAGGTTTACGAGGGAGCCGCCTTCCTTGCAGGCGCGACGCCCGTATACATCCCCTGCGATGGCTCAAATGGCTTCATTCCCGATTTTGATTCAGTGCCCGAATCCATCTGGCAAGAATGCCAGATACTGTTTCTGTGCTCCCCGGGCAATCCCAGTGGTGCTGTTATCTCCCGGGAGGCGCTGACCAGGGTGATAGCCCTGGCCGACAAACACGACTTTATCGTTGCTTCCGACGAATGCTACTCCGAACTCTATCCGGAGGAAGGCAACGCGCCGGAAGGCCTCCTGCAAACCTGCGCCGCCATTGGCCGGGATGACTACGCCCGCTGCGTGGTGTTCCACAGCCTGTCCAAACGCAGCAACCTGCCCGGCCTGCGATCGGGTTTCGTAGCCGGGGATGCAAACATTCTTGACGGCTACCTGAAGTACCGCACCTATCACGGCTGCGCCATGCCGATCCACAATCAGCTGGCGAGCATCGCCGCCTGGAGCGACGAGGACCACGTTCGGGAGAATCGTGCAGCGTACCGCGCCAAATTTGAGGCAGTGGTCCCGATCCTCCGGGAAGTTATGGATGTTGATTTTCCGGATGCCGGGTTTTACCTGTGGCCGATAACTCCGATGGACGATGAAACGTTTGCCCGGGAGCTCTCGGCGCAACAGAACGTGCACGTGTTGCCTGGGCGATATCTTTCCCGAACCGTGGATGGCCATAACCCCGGAGAAAACCGTGTCCGGATGGCCCTGGTCGCCCCGCTGGAAGAGTGCGTAGAGGCAGCGGAACGCATTGTTGAATTTGTTAAGGCGAACAAGCCATGA
- a CDS encoding ArsC family reductase, with amino-acid sequence MKLYGIKNCDTVKKARKWLDEQGIDYEFHDFKKDGLQSELLFRWEQAVGWETLLNRRGTTWRKLPEDVRDTIDAQSAYEIMLENPSIIKRPVVENGGDVRVGFSADEWSAWLA; translated from the coding sequence ATGAAACTGTACGGCATCAAAAACTGCGACACCGTAAAGAAGGCCCGGAAGTGGCTGGACGAACAAGGTATCGACTACGAATTCCACGACTTCAAGAAGGATGGCCTGCAGAGTGAGTTGCTGTTCCGCTGGGAGCAGGCGGTCGGATGGGAAACCCTGCTGAACCGCCGTGGCACCACCTGGCGCAAACTTCCGGAGGACGTTCGTGATACCATTGACGCCCAAAGCGCTTACGAGATCATGCTGGAGAATCCATCCATTATTAAGCGCCCCGTTGTCGAAAACGGCGGTGATGTGCGCGTAGGTTTCAGTGCAGACGAATGGTCCGCATGGCTGGCCTGA
- the frr gene encoding ribosome recycling factor, which yields MINDIKAEAEKKMKKSLESLNSAFNKIRTGRAHPSILDSVMVNYYGQETPLKQVASVNVEDNRTLTVSPWEKNLMPTIEKAIMASDLGLNPATSGDIIRIPMPMLTEETRKEMVKQAKADAEHGRVSIRNARRDANSMIKDLLKEKEITEDDERKGEDDIQKLTDRYIAEVEKMLKAKEEDLMAV from the coding sequence GTGATCAACGACATCAAAGCAGAAGCCGAAAAGAAAATGAAAAAGAGCCTGGAGTCCCTTAACTCCGCGTTCAACAAGATCCGCACCGGCCGTGCCCACCCCTCTATCCTGGATAGTGTCATGGTGAACTACTACGGCCAGGAGACGCCGCTGAAGCAGGTGGCTAGCGTCAACGTCGAGGATAACCGCACGCTGACGGTCTCTCCCTGGGAGAAAAACCTGATGCCGACCATCGAGAAAGCTATCATGGCATCAGACCTTGGCCTGAACCCGGCGACCAGCGGCGATATCATCCGTATCCCGATGCCCATGCTGACAGAAGAAACCCGTAAGGAAATGGTCAAGCAGGCAAAAGCAGACGCCGAGCACGGTCGTGTTTCCATCCGTAATGCGCGTCGTGACGCGAACAGCATGATCAAGGATCTGCTGAAGGAAAAGGAAATCACCGAAGACGACGAGCGCAAGGGCGAGGACGATATCCAGAAGCTGACTGACCGCTACATTGCAGAAGTCGAGAAGATGCTCAAGGCCAAAGAAGAGGACCTGATGGCGGTTTAA
- the map gene encoding type I methionyl aminopeptidase, with product MQVSIKTPEEIEKMRVAGRLAAEVLEMIGDHVKPGVSTEELDRICHDYIVNEQKCIPAPLNYKGFPKSICTSVNHVICHGIPSEKKILKDGDILNIDVTVIKDGYHGDTSKMWIVGKPKPGTERLIQITQECLYKGIELVKPGTRLGDIGHVIQQHAEKHRYSVVRDYCGHGIGAVFHEEPQVMHYGKPGTGLELQEGMTFTIEPMINQGKYQTKLLPDGWTVVTKDHKLSAQWEHTILVTADGHEVLTKRKEESF from the coding sequence ATGCAGGTATCGATCAAGACACCGGAAGAAATTGAAAAGATGCGCGTCGCTGGCCGCCTGGCGGCCGAAGTGCTCGAGATGATCGGCGATCACGTCAAGCCCGGCGTTTCCACCGAAGAGCTCGACCGGATTTGCCACGACTATATTGTCAACGAGCAAAAGTGCATTCCGGCACCGCTCAACTACAAGGGGTTTCCGAAGTCCATCTGCACGTCGGTCAACCACGTTATCTGCCATGGCATCCCGTCTGAGAAGAAAATCCTCAAAGATGGAGACATCCTTAATATCGATGTCACCGTAATAAAGGATGGCTACCACGGCGACACCAGCAAGATGTGGATTGTCGGCAAGCCGAAACCTGGCACCGAGCGGCTGATCCAGATAACACAGGAATGCCTCTATAAAGGCATTGAGCTGGTCAAGCCGGGAACCCGTCTGGGGGATATTGGGCATGTGATTCAGCAGCACGCCGAGAAACACCGCTATTCCGTGGTTCGAGATTACTGTGGCCATGGCATCGGCGCAGTATTCCACGAGGAGCCTCAGGTAATGCATTACGGCAAACCCGGCACCGGTCTGGAGCTGCAGGAAGGTATGACGTTTACAATTGAGCCGATGATCAACCAGGGCAAGTACCAGACCAAGCTTCTGCCGGATGGCTGGACCGTCGTGACCAAGGACCACAAACTCTCTGCACAATGGGAGCACACCATCCTTGTGACGGCGGACGGTCATGAGGTCTTGACCAAGCGAAAGGAAGAGTCCTTCTAA
- the dapD gene encoding 2,3,4,5-tetrahydropyridine-2,6-dicarboxylate N-succinyltransferase produces MSFAFGIGIGTQNNQGEWLEVFYQQPVMTPDNTLMDVISNALDYKGGNQAISATAEQLSQLANALRQIGQTGQASLADKAAASKRPVVVTVLETDDTASSTPEVYLKLHLISHRMAKPHGLKLDGIFGLLPNLAWTSEGAIDLNELSDRQLQARLEGRTLEVKSVDKFPQMTDYVVPKGVRIADTARVRLGAYVGEGTTVMHEGFINFNAGTEGTSMIEGRISAGVMVGKGSDLGGGCSTMGTLSGGGNIIIAVGENCLIGANAGIGIPLGDRCKVEAGLYITAGTKVALLDDNNELVEVIKARDLANQTDLLFRRNSQTGAVECKTNKSAIELNEELHANN; encoded by the coding sequence ATGAGCTTTGCATTCGGTATCGGTATCGGCACCCAGAACAACCAGGGCGAGTGGCTGGAAGTGTTTTACCAGCAGCCGGTCATGACACCCGATAACACCCTGATGGACGTCATCTCCAACGCCCTTGATTACAAGGGTGGCAACCAGGCGATCAGCGCGACCGCCGAGCAGCTCAGCCAGCTCGCCAACGCCTTGCGTCAGATCGGCCAGACAGGCCAGGCATCACTGGCGGACAAAGCGGCCGCCAGCAAGCGCCCGGTGGTTGTCACAGTACTCGAAACAGATGACACCGCGTCCAGCACCCCGGAGGTTTACCTCAAGCTTCACCTGATTTCTCATCGCATGGCCAAACCCCACGGATTGAAGCTGGACGGCATTTTTGGCCTGCTGCCGAATCTGGCCTGGACCAGCGAAGGCGCGATCGATCTGAACGAACTGTCCGACCGCCAGCTTCAGGCTCGCCTGGAAGGCCGCACACTGGAAGTCAAATCCGTGGATAAATTCCCGCAGATGACCGATTACGTGGTACCGAAAGGTGTCCGCATTGCCGATACCGCCCGGGTTCGCCTTGGCGCCTATGTGGGTGAAGGCACCACGGTCATGCACGAAGGGTTTATCAACTTCAACGCCGGCACCGAAGGCACCAGCATGATCGAGGGCCGTATTTCCGCCGGCGTCATGGTTGGCAAGGGGTCTGATCTGGGCGGTGGCTGCTCCACCATGGGCACCCTTTCCGGTGGAGGCAACATCATCATTGCCGTTGGCGAGAACTGCCTGATCGGCGCCAACGCCGGTATCGGCATCCCGCTGGGCGACCGTTGCAAGGTTGAGGCCGGGCTGTACATCACCGCCGGCACCAAGGTTGCGCTGCTCGACGACAACAACGAGTTGGTTGAGGTGATCAAGGCCCGCGATCTGGCCAACCAGACAGACCTGCTTTTCCGCCGTAACAGCCAAACTGGCGCGGTGGAGTGCAAAACCAACAAGTCTGCCATCGAGCTGAATGAAGAGCTGCATGCAAACAACTGA
- the pyrH gene encoding UMP kinase, which translates to MPTSSKTQPRYKRVLLKLSGEALMGEHDFGIDPKVLDRMALEIGALIGIGVQVGLVIGGGNLFRGAALNAAGMDRVTGDHMGMLATVMNGLAMRDALERSNIRTRVMSAIPMSGIVEHYDRRRAVRDLKDGDVVIFCAGTGNPFFTTDSAACLRGIEIEADAVLKATKVDGVYSADPHLDSSAEKYDYLTYDEVLDKKLGVMDLTAICLARDHGMPLRVFDMNRAGALTRIVTGEKEGTLIE; encoded by the coding sequence ATGCCGACATCATCGAAAACCCAGCCCAGATACAAGCGTGTTCTGCTCAAACTCAGTGGCGAGGCCCTGATGGGAGAGCACGATTTCGGTATTGATCCCAAAGTTCTTGACCGCATGGCACTGGAAATCGGTGCGCTGATTGGCATCGGCGTGCAGGTTGGTCTGGTGATTGGTGGCGGCAACCTGTTCCGTGGCGCAGCCCTGAATGCGGCCGGCATGGATCGGGTTACCGGTGATCATATGGGCATGCTGGCCACCGTGATGAACGGTCTGGCCATGCGTGATGCCCTGGAACGTTCGAACATCCGGACCCGTGTGATGTCCGCGATCCCCATGAGCGGCATCGTGGAGCACTACGACCGCCGTCGCGCGGTACGGGATCTGAAGGATGGCGATGTCGTGATCTTCTGCGCCGGTACCGGTAACCCTTTCTTCACGACCGATTCCGCTGCATGTCTGCGTGGCATTGAGATCGAGGCCGACGCGGTGCTGAAGGCTACGAAAGTGGATGGCGTATACTCAGCGGATCCGCACCTCGACAGCAGTGCAGAGAAATACGACTACCTCACCTATGATGAGGTTCTGGACAAGAAACTGGGTGTGATGGATTTGACAGCCATCTGTCTCGCCCGTGACCACGGCATGCCGCTGCGGGTGTTCGATATGAACCGTGCCGGCGCCCTTACTCGCATCGTAACTGGCGAGAAAGAAGGTACACTGATCGAATGA
- the dapE gene encoding succinyl-diaminopimelate desuccinylase — MQTTDSPTLELAVDLIRRPSVTPDDAGCQELMMSRLAPLGFTGENLRFGDTDNLWARKGSEGPVLAFAGHTDVVPTGPEKNWSHPPFDPVIRDGYLLGRGAADMKGSLAAFVTACERFVASYPDHRGSIALLITSDEEGPAQHGTVKVVETLEARNEKIDWCLIGEPSSTREVGDVIKNGRRGSLHGYLTVHGVQGHVAYPHLAENPVHLVAPALDALAKEFWDNGNDFFPPTTFQITKLEAGTGSNIIPGECLVHFNFRYCTENTAESLEERVVAILDRHNLKYDLQWHLSGRPFLTDKGALVSASQSAIRTVTGRETELSTSGGTSDGRFIAPTGAQVVELGPINATIHKVDECVKADDLNTLSEIYEQILIELLA, encoded by the coding sequence ATGCAAACAACTGATTCCCCGACCCTCGAACTTGCCGTTGATCTGATCCGCCGGCCGTCTGTCACGCCAGACGATGCCGGCTGTCAGGAACTGATGATGTCGCGCCTTGCGCCTCTGGGCTTCACCGGCGAGAACCTGCGCTTTGGCGATACCGATAACCTCTGGGCCCGAAAGGGCTCCGAGGGGCCGGTACTGGCCTTTGCCGGCCATACCGATGTGGTACCAACCGGGCCGGAAAAGAACTGGTCGCACCCACCCTTTGATCCCGTGATCAGGGATGGCTACCTTCTCGGCCGTGGCGCCGCGGACATGAAGGGCAGCCTGGCAGCCTTCGTAACTGCCTGCGAGCGCTTCGTTGCAAGCTACCCGGACCATCGGGGTTCCATAGCCCTGCTGATTACCAGTGACGAAGAGGGGCCAGCCCAACACGGCACGGTCAAAGTGGTGGAAACTCTCGAAGCCAGGAACGAAAAGATCGACTGGTGCCTGATTGGCGAGCCGTCCAGCACCCGAGAAGTGGGTGATGTGATCAAGAATGGTCGACGGGGCTCTCTGCATGGTTACCTGACCGTGCATGGGGTTCAGGGCCACGTAGCCTATCCGCACCTGGCCGAGAACCCGGTTCACCTGGTTGCGCCTGCCCTGGATGCGCTGGCAAAGGAGTTCTGGGATAACGGCAACGACTTCTTCCCGCCAACCACCTTCCAGATCACCAAGCTGGAGGCCGGTACGGGCAGCAACATTATTCCCGGTGAATGCCTGGTGCACTTCAACTTCCGCTACTGCACGGAAAACACTGCAGAAAGTCTGGAGGAACGGGTGGTAGCCATCCTGGACCGCCACAACCTGAAATACGATCTGCAGTGGCACCTCAGTGGCCGTCCGTTCCTGACGGACAAGGGCGCACTCGTGTCTGCCAGCCAGAGCGCCATTCGCACGGTGACAGGCCGGGAAACCGAACTTTCAACCTCCGGCGGCACCTCGGATGGTCGCTTCATTGCACCTACCGGCGCGCAGGTGGTCGAACTTGGCCCCATCAATGCGACCATTCACAAAGTGGATGAGTGCGTAAAGGCCGACGATTTGAATACCCTGTCTGAAATCTACGAACAGATTCTGATCGAACTGCTGGCATAA